A portion of the Fusobacterium sp. genome contains these proteins:
- a CDS encoding radical SAM protein: MKITVIRVNMFEENSNDAMKPLIFPILDSLTPKRVEMIFFDDRIEPLPEKIDSDIIVFSAETFSIKRAYILAKKYKKDNNITVIGGFHSTVMPEESGLYCDCVLVGDAEDTWKKMIEDYMKGELKKKYISEFSKELGYIDYYHRAFKEKKYQPIGVVQFSRGCKFDCDFCSIKSMYKGNVKQKKWDIIEKELKNFKEKIIFFIDDNLLYDRESFLKFLQIVKPLKKRWACQISMDIAFQDDILKKMQESGCFLVLIGFESLNTLNLQQMNKKANLTVKDYDRAIENIYKHGLLIYGTFIFGYDYDTLENVRETISFAHRHNFTVANFNPLIPMPGTKLYERLDKSQRLLYKKWWLEEEYCYGDTVYQPAGMSPEDLKNLCKDARFEFYSVKNIFKRLIRNKLHLSFKNMWIYLLVNIVSRREIHQKQGRILGGRWNENNLDKT; this comes from the coding sequence ATGAAGATAACAGTGATAAGAGTAAATATGTTTGAAGAAAACAGCAATGATGCAATGAAGCCCCTCATATTTCCTATACTTGACAGTCTTACACCTAAAAGGGTGGAAATGATATTTTTTGATGACAGAATAGAACCACTCCCTGAAAAAATAGACTCAGATATAATTGTTTTTTCAGCAGAAACCTTTTCTATTAAAAGAGCATATATTTTGGCTAAGAAATATAAAAAAGATAATAATATTACTGTTATAGGAGGATTTCATTCTACTGTGATGCCAGAAGAAAGTGGATTATATTGTGATTGTGTTTTAGTAGGAGATGCTGAAGATACATGGAAAAAAATGATTGAAGACTATATGAAAGGAGAATTAAAAAAAAAATATATATCTGAATTCAGCAAAGAACTTGGATATATAGATTACTATCACAGAGCTTTTAAAGAAAAAAAATATCAACCAATAGGAGTAGTTCAGTTTTCCAGAGGATGTAAATTTGACTGTGATTTCTGCTCCATAAAATCAATGTATAAAGGAAATGTAAAGCAAAAGAAGTGGGATATAATAGAGAAGGAGCTGAAAAATTTTAAAGAAAAAATAATATTTTTTATTGATGATAATCTCCTTTATGACAGAGAAAGTTTTTTAAAATTTCTCCAGATAGTAAAGCCACTGAAAAAAAGATGGGCATGTCAAATAAGTATGGATATAGCCTTTCAAGATGATATTCTAAAAAAAATGCAGGAAAGTGGTTGTTTTCTAGTATTAATAGGCTTTGAATCTCTGAACACTCTCAATCTTCAACAGATGAACAAAAAAGCAAATCTTACAGTAAAAGATTATGACAGAGCAATCGAAAACATATATAAACATGGTTTACTTATATATGGTACTTTTATATTTGGATATGACTATGATACTTTGGAAAATGTAAGAGAAACAATAAGTTTTGCTCACAGACATAATTTTACAGTAGCAAACTTTAATCCTCTAATCCCCATGCCTGGAACAAAACTTTATGAAAGGCTGGATAAATCTCAGAGGTTATTATATAAAAAATGGTGGCTGGAGGAAGAATATTGCTATGGGGATACTGTATATCAACCTGCTGGGATGTCACCTGAAGATTTAAAAAATCTGTGTAAAGATGCTCGTTTTGAATTTTATAGTGTAAAGAATATATTTAAAAGACTGATAAGAAACAAACTTCATCTTTCTTTTAAAAATATGTGGATATATCTTTTGGTAAATATAGTTTCCAGAAGAGAAATTCATCAAAAACAAGGGAGGATACTAGGGGGAAGATGGAATGAAAATA